The following are encoded together in the Flavobacterium haoranii genome:
- a CDS encoding membrane or secreted protein yields the protein MKLALLTIGLLLLAVAGIAIKIWGKKDGKFAGTCASQSPFLNQEGETCSYCGRTPEQYKDCNEPSHS from the coding sequence ATGAAACTAGCATTACTTACCATAGGATTATTATTATTAGCAGTTGCCGGAATTGCCATTAAAATTTGGGGTAAAAAAGATGGTAAATTCGCAGGAACATGTGCTAGTCAAAGTCCGTTTTTAAACCAAGAAGGCGAAACTTGTAGCTATTGCGGAAGAACTCCAGAACAATACAAAGATTGTAACGAACCTTCACACTCTTAA
- a CDS encoding glycosyltransferase, translated as MVFEILLIAFATVTLLQFLYYIVFFGRFSFAKKHEAKTKKIPISVIVCAKNEAENVKKFVPLLLEQNYPDYEVVLIDDASSDETRELFEYFEKQNTKVKLVKVDNNEAFWGNKKYALTLGIKAAKNEYLLFTDGDCYPNSNNWITEMTAHLTMHKTIVLGYGAYEKVKNSFLNKIIRFETLLTATQYFAWAKMGQPYMGVGRNLAYKKEEFFKVRGFMDHMKIRSGDDDLFINQAANKQNTTICFSEDSFTYSEPRKTFKEWFNQKRRHVSTAKHYKAFDKFQLGLFFFTQISFFLLAVILLAFQYQWMIVLPIVVFRYIFTWLSLGFAAGKLKEKDVMYWFPFIEIFLIFTQLNVFITNIFSKPVHWK; from the coding sequence ATGGTTTTTGAAATTCTACTCATTGCTTTTGCAACAGTAACTTTGTTGCAATTCCTTTATTATATCGTTTTTTTCGGAAGGTTTAGTTTTGCTAAAAAGCACGAAGCTAAAACTAAGAAAATTCCTATTTCAGTTATTGTTTGTGCTAAAAATGAAGCCGAAAACGTAAAAAAGTTTGTTCCGCTACTTTTAGAGCAAAATTATCCCGATTATGAAGTTGTCCTTATCGATGATGCTTCAAGCGACGAAACTAGAGAACTTTTTGAGTATTTTGAAAAACAAAACACAAAGGTTAAACTAGTTAAAGTAGACAACAATGAAGCTTTTTGGGGTAATAAAAAATATGCCTTAACATTAGGAATTAAAGCTGCTAAAAACGAATATTTACTTTTTACTGATGGCGATTGTTACCCAAATTCAAACAATTGGATTACGGAAATGACGGCGCATTTAACCATGCATAAAACTATAGTTTTAGGTTATGGTGCTTATGAAAAAGTTAAAAATTCTTTCTTAAATAAAATTATTCGATTTGAAACTTTATTAACTGCTACGCAATATTTTGCTTGGGCAAAAATGGGGCAACCCTACATGGGAGTTGGTCGAAATTTAGCCTACAAAAAAGAAGAATTTTTTAAAGTTCGTGGTTTTATGGATCACATGAAAATTCGCTCTGGAGACGATGATTTATTTATCAATCAAGCAGCAAATAAACAAAATACCACAATTTGTTTTTCAGAAGATAGTTTTACTTATTCGGAACCAAGAAAAACTTTTAAAGAATGGTTTAACCAAAAAAGACGTCATGTTTCTACGGCTAAACACTATAAAGCTTTCGATAAATTTCAATTAGGCTTATTCTTTTTTACACAAATTAGTTTCTTTTTACTAGCTGTAATTCTTTTAGCTTTTCAATACCAATGGATGATTGTGTTACCAATTGTAGTTTTTCGCTACATTTTCACTTGGTTATCTTTAGGTTTTGCCGCTGGAAAGTTGAAAGAAAAAGATGTAATGTATTGGTTCCCATTTATTGAAATATTCCTTATATTCACACAATTAAACGTTTTCATTACTAACATTTTTTCAAAACCAGTACATTGGAAATAA
- a CDS encoding T9SS type A sorting domain-containing protein: MYNSNTITVSAGGNNLDYTLPKIICFNNLGQYQWYREVTGSATLNTLTFDDQNNIYVGGFPGNQILPGSFNNYSYTSGYDGNYFIMKCNSDITSYDWVTRYSTPGNIGGYGQLASSSLHYDRINSEIIFGGQIILNTTWGTQNILGPGVNNTGDPLLARFDSSNGNCLSMHRIVGTNGFQDSFTAIEQDVAGDLIVGGFMGLDLTDSNGNTHYTSGGNTDFFVTKFATQACQSLSNENFDYLKIDVFPNPARDILNLNNVPETMQYIIYNLMGAKMLEGNISSELSSIDVSKLSVGCYLLSLKNEKGLIETFKIVKE, from the coding sequence TTGTATAATTCTAATACTATTACTGTAAGTGCAGGAGGAAACAATTTAGATTATACTTTACCTAAAATTATTTGCTTTAATAATTTAGGTCAGTATCAGTGGTATCGTGAAGTAACTGGATCTGCAACATTAAATACCTTAACTTTTGATGATCAAAATAATATTTATGTAGGAGGTTTTCCAGGTAATCAAATCTTACCAGGTAGTTTTAATAATTACTCCTACACTTCTGGTTATGATGGCAATTATTTTATAATGAAATGCAATTCTGATATTACATCCTATGATTGGGTTACAAGATATTCAACTCCAGGTAATATTGGAGGTTATGGGCAACTAGCATCATCATCCTTACATTATGATAGAATTAATAGTGAAATAATTTTTGGAGGTCAAATAATATTAAATACAACATGGGGAACACAAAATATTTTAGGTCCTGGAGTTAACAATACAGGAGACCCATTACTTGCGAGATTTGATTCTTCTAATGGGAATTGTTTGAGCATGCATAGAATTGTAGGGACAAATGGTTTTCAAGATTCATTTACTGCAATTGAACAAGATGTTGCTGGCGATTTAATTGTAGGAGGATTTATGGGATTAGACTTAACAGACAGTAATGGAAATACCCATTATACAAGTGGAGGTAATACTGATTTTTTTGTAACAAAATTTGCTACACAAGCTTGTCAATCGTTAAGTAATGAGAATTTTGATTATCTTAAAATTGATGTTTTTCCAAACCCCGCAAGAGATATTTTAAATCTAAATAATGTACCAGAAACAATGCAGTATATTATTTATAATCTTATGGGCGCTAAAATGCTTGAAGGGAATATTTCATCTGAATTAAGCAGTATTGATGTTTCAAAACTTTCTGTGGGTTGTTATCTATTAAGTTTAAAAAACGAAAAGGGTTTAATAGAAACTTTTAAAATAGTAAAAGAGTAA